TAAATCTAAAACATTCTCACGGCAATCAGGCGGCCTTTTTTGAGGCTTATCAGGGCCTTTCTTCCCGCAAGCTCGTTGCTCATTCCCCTGCCTTCGCCCACTTTCAGGGAAATGTTGCGCGCATTGAATTTGAATCCGGACAATGACAGGCCGGAAACGTTTTCAACCGGAATCAGGGAAACCCTGTCGCCCTTTTTTCCTTTGACCGCGCGGCTTTTGCGCACAAGGAACAGCTCGCTTTTTTCCTCTAGAATGCGCGCGTCAACGCCTTCCGGCACCTGCGACAACAGCATGACGTTTGAAAGCAGATGATCGGTGCGGCTGCCGGTTGCGCCCAAAAAAACTATTTCCCTGAAGCCGTGCTCCAGGGCAAGCCGCAAGGCAAGCTCCGAATCAGTGAAATTCATGTTTCTGGGATAGGCAAGCTTTTCCACTCCGGAAAAAATCCTTTTCGCGTTTTCCGTTATCGAGTCCATGTCCCCGACAATTATGCCTGGAATGATTTTGGTCTTCAGGAAATGGTTCGCGCCGCCGTCCGCGCAAACGAGGAAATCGTTCTTTCGGCAGGTTTTTTCAATCAGGCCGGTTTCAATGTTGCCGTTGCAGGCTATGATTGCACGCTTTTGCGCAGCCATGCTAAAAATGGCTTGGCAATATGTTTTAAACCAAATACAGGCCATTTGCCTTACTGGTCAAAATGAGTTCTGTGACGCGGTTGTCGGAACAGCGCAGGCTGCATGACCTTAAAGAGAACACTGTTAGGGGCGCCATTCTCAGGCAGCTCATTCTCGGCGGGCA
The sequence above is drawn from the Candidatus Diapherotrites archaeon genome and encodes:
- a CDS encoding thiamine diphosphokinase, translated to MAAQKRAIIACNGNIETGLIEKTCRKNDFLVCADGGANHFLKTKIIPGIIVGDMDSITENAKRIFSGVEKLAYPRNMNFTDSELALRLALEHGFREIVFLGATGSRTDHLLSNVMLLSQVPEGVDARILEEKSELFLVRKSRAVKGKKGDRVSLIPVENVSGLSLSGFKFNARNISLKVGEGRGMSNELAGRKALISLKKGRLIAVRMF